One Bos taurus isolate L1 Dominette 01449 registration number 42190680 breed Hereford chromosome 16, ARS-UCD2.0, whole genome shotgun sequence DNA window includes the following coding sequences:
- the ZC3H11A gene encoding zinc finger CCCH domain-containing protein 11A isoform X1 gives MSVCTLSVPVSSLSPGRRCSTFSGAGILGCVPVTSNTDEEDVVEGKMVAEGMDKEAELPTKKKRKKGLRIKGKRRRKKLILAKKFSKDLVSGRPVADAPTLLASSAPEQDEESLFESNIEKQIYLPSTRAKTSIVWHFFHVDPQYTWRAICNLCEKSVSRGKPGSHLGTSTLQRHLQARHSPHWTRANKFGVTSGEEDFTLDAPLSPSSAGSSGSFEYIPADPLDNAMGKKRDKSVSDALRAQRGRFLIKSNIVKHALIPGTRAKTSAVWNFFYTDPQHISRAVCNICKRSVSRGRPGSHLGTSTLQRHLQATHPIHWAVANKDSGAVGNGLDEAETERNDLLSDSLHGERSAGSQDVAAEHLSDSDSDEPPVLEVENRRSESPTPVAEQDTQMHAQEQETAYCENSTPSQISQAIIQMIVEDMHPYNYFSTPAFQRFLQIVAPDYRLPSETFFFTKAVPRLYDSVREKIFLTLENVQTQKIHLTVDIWTHDPSTDYFIVTVHWVSLETTPSFNNGRIPNFRRWAVLCVTGLAKNCLITNILQELNDQIGLWLSPNFLIPSFIVSDSSSNVVHAVKDGGFTHVPCFLRCLNIVIQDFFCEHKSIENMLVAARKTCHHFSHSVKARQILQEFQNDHQLPWKNLKQDEAGHWISTFYMLKWLLEHCYSVHHSLGRASGVVLTSLQWTLMTYVCDILKPFEEATQKVSVKTIGLNQVLPLIHHLLLSLQKLREDFQVRGITQALNLVDSLSLKLETDTLLSAMLKSKPCILATLLDPCFKNSLGDFFPQGADLETYKQILAEEVCNYMESSPEVSHIATSEGSGPSAIVGADSFTSSIREGTSISGSVDCSAADNVAIGGKSFMFPSAMAVVDEYFKEKYSEISGGDDPLFYWQKKVNIWPALTQVAIQYLSCPMCSWQSECVFTANSHFHPKQIMSLDFDNIEQLMFLKMNLKNVNYDYSALVLSWDPENEVIQSNEKEILP, from the coding sequence ATGAGTGTATGTACCTTAAGTGTACCAGTTTCCTCACTTTCTCCTGGTAGAAGATGTAGCACTTTTAGTGGTGCTGGGATTCTGGGGTGTGTTCCTGTTACTTCTAATacagatgaagaagatgtggtagagGGCAAGATGGTAGcagaaggaatggataaagaggcaGAATTGCccactaaaaagaaaagaaagaagggttTGCGAATTAAGGGGAAAAGGCGGCGAAAGAAACTGATCCTTGCGAAAAAGTTTAGTAAGGATTTGGTATCTGGGAGGCCAGTTGCAGATGCCCCTACTTTGTTAGCTTCTAGTGCCCCTGAGCAGGATGAAGAAAGTCTGTTTGAAAGCAATATAGAAAAACAGATCTATTTACCGAGTACCAGAGCCAAGACCTCCATTGTGTGGCACTTCTTTCATGTGGACCCGCAGTATACCTGGAGGGCTATTTGTAACCTCTGTGAAAAAAGTGTTAGTAGGGGTAAACCAGGCAGCCATCTCGGGACATCTACTCTTCAACGACATCTGCAGGCAAGGCATTCACCTCACTGGACAAGGGCCAACAAATTTGGAGTTACAAGTGGAGAGGAGGATTTTACTTTGGATGCACCTTTATCTCCCTCTTCTGCTGGAAGCAGTGGAAGCTTTGAATATATCCCTGCTGATCCATTAGATAATGCAATGGGTAAGAAACGTGATAAATCAGTATCTGATGCCCTGAGGGCACAAAGAGGGAGATTTCTCATTAAAAGTAACATTGTCAAGCATGCCTTAATTCCTGGAACAAGAGCCAAGACATCTGCAGTTTGGAATTTTTTCTATACTGATCCTCAGCACATCTCAAGAGCTGTGTGTAATATATGTAAACGAAGTGTGAGCCGGGGTAGGCCAGGTTCTCACCTAGGAACTTCAACACTTCAACGACACCTGCAGGCCACTCATCCCATCCATTGGGCAGTTGCCAACAAAGACAGTGGTGCAGTTGGAAATGGATTAGATGAAGCTGAAACTGAGAGAAATGATCTCTTGAGTGACAGTTTGCATGGAGAGAGGTCTGCAGGCAGCCAAGATGTAGCAGCTGAGCACCTTAGTGACTCTGATTCAGATGAACCTCCTGTATTAGAGGTTGAAAATAGAAGATCTGAGAGTCCTACTCCTGTTGCAGAGCAAGACACTCAAATGCATGCACAAGAGCAAGAAACAGCATACTGTGAAAATTCAACCCCAAGTCAAATAAGTCAGGCAATTATTCAAATGATTGTGGAAGATATGCATCCTTACAACTATTTCTCAACCCCAGCCTTTCAGAGGTTCCTGCAGATTGTGGCCCCTGACTATAGGTTACCGTCTGAAACTTTCTTTTTCACTAAGGCTGTACCTCGATTATATGATTCTGTCAGAGaaaaaattttcttaactttGGAGAATGTTCAGACTCAAAAGATCCACCTGACTGTGGACATATGGACCCATGACCCATCCACTGACTATTTCATTGTGACTGTACACTGGGTCTCTTTGGAAACTACACCTTCTTTCAATAATGGCAGGATCCCCAACTTTAGAAGGTGGGCAGTTCTTTGTGTAACAGGTTTAGCCAAAAACTGTTTGATAACCAACATTTTACAAGAATTAAATGACCAGATTGGTCTGTGGCTTTCTCCTAATTTCCTCATCCCTAGCTTCATTGTTTCTGACAGTTCTTCTAATGTAGTACACGCAGTCAAAGATGGCGGTTTTACCCACGTACCATGCTTCCTGCGTTGTTTAAATATAGTCATTCAGGACTTTTTCTGTGAGCACAAAAGCATTGAGAACATGTTAGTGGCTGCCAGGAAAACCTGTCATCATTTTAGTCATTCGGTCAAGGCCCGTCAGATACTGCAAGAGTTCCAAAATGATCACCAACTTCCatggaaaaatttaaaacaagatgAAGCTGGCCATTGGATTTCTACCTTTTATATGTTAAAATGGCTCTTGGAGCATTGCTACTCAGTTCACCATAGTCTTGGTAGAGCCAGTGGAGTTGTGCTCACCTCCCTTCAGTGGACTCTAATGACATATGTTTGTGATATTCTTAAACCATTTGAGGAGGCCACCCAGAAAGTGAGTGTGAAGACCATAGGATTGAATCAGGTGCTACCCCTCATCCATCATCTACTCCTTTCCCTGCAGAAACTCAGAGAAGATTTTCAAGTTAGAGGTATTACTCAGGCCCTCAATCTGGTAGACAGTTTATCTCTGAAACTTGAAACTGACACCCTACTAAGTGCCATGCTCAAATCCAAGCCCTGTATCTTGGCTACTTTGTTAGATCCTTGCTTTAAAAACAGTTTGGGAGACTTTTTTCCTCAAGGTGCTGATTTGGAAACTTACAAGCAGATCCTTGCAGAAGAAGTTTGTAACTATATGGAATCTTCACCagaggtctcccatattgcaacTTCAGAAGGTTCTGGCCCCTCAGCTATAGTAGGAGCTGATTCATTTACCTCATCTATAAGAGAAGGCACCTCCATTTCAGGATCTGTTGATTGTTCAGCTGCAGATAATGTTGCCATTGGAGGCAAAAGCTTCATGTTTCCTTCTGCTATGGCAGTGGTGGATGAATACTTCAAAGAGAAGTATTCAGAGATCTCAGGGGGTGATGACCCTTTGTTTTATTGGCAGAAGAAGGTGAACATATGGCCAGCTTTGACCCAAGTTGCCATTCAGTATCTGAGCTGCCCCATGTGTAGTTGGCAATCTGAATGTGTCTTTACTGCAAATAGCCACTTCCATCCAAAGCAGATCATGAGCCTGGACTTTGATAATATAGAACAGCTGATGTTTCTGAAAATGAACTTGAAAAATGTTAACTATGATTATTCTGCATTGGTTCTAAGCTGGGATCCTGAGAATGAAGTTATTcaaagcaatgaaaaagaaatattaccttaa
- the LOC132342431 gene encoding uncharacterized protein, which yields MAIMLLCLLQLAAPLCSYSVTIHFYLFWLNTP from the coding sequence ATGGCTATAATGCTGCTCTGCCTTCTACAGCTTGCTGCACCACTCTGTAGTTACTCTGTAACTATACATTTCTATCTTTTTTGGTTAAACACTCCCTGA